One Panicum virgatum strain AP13 chromosome 3N, P.virgatum_v5, whole genome shotgun sequence DNA segment encodes these proteins:
- the LOC120663854 gene encoding TLC domain-containing protein At5g14285-like → MEEHVAESMFLPFLAMFASIYLVGYFIVLRAWGPRRRAEAASCFTSLFHGTPAALLALRAVLSRHRAAGGSLPALLVAPNAAAEDLVLDFSTAYFAVDLAHYLLFLPGEALFVAHHLATLYVLATCRHAAGAGAGAQLPLEVLAEATSAAQNVWTLAGMRRRDSPLAARVHASLSPPFYAAYTAARAALGPAWFVRMVRLFYESNGGGGRVPVWAWASWTVVIGAGIAVSILWVGNLWLAYFRERKESKQLRSSKQQ, encoded by the coding sequence ATGGAGGAGCACGTCGCGGAGTCCATGTTCCTGCCGTTCCTGGCGATGTTCGCGTCCATCTACCTCGTCGGCTACTTCATCGTCCTCCGCGCCTGGGGaccgcggcgccgcgccgagGCCGCCAGCTGCTTCACCTCGCTCTTCCACGGCACCcccgcggcgctgctcgcccTCCGCGCCGTGCTGtcccgccaccgcgccgccggcggcagcctCCCCGCGCTCCTGGTGGCGCCTAACGCGGCCGCCGAGGACCTGGTCCTCGACTTCAGCACGGCCTACTTCGCCGTGGACCTGGCGCActacctcctcttcctccccggcGAGGCCCTCTTTGTCGCGCACCACCTCGCCACGCTCTACGTCCTGGCCACCTGCCGCCACGCCGcgggggccggcgccggcgcgcagcTGCCGCTCGAGGTGCTCGCGGAGGCCACCAGCGCCGCGCAGAACGTGTGGACGCTGGCGGGCATGCGGCGGCGCGACTCGCCGCTGGCCGCCCGGGTGCACGCCTCGCTGTCACCGCCGTTCTACGCGGCGTACACGGCCGCCAGGGCCGCGCTCGGCCCGGCGTGGTTCGTGAGGATGGTGAGGTTATTCTACGAGTCcaacggcggaggcggccgcgtgCCGGTGTGGGCGTGGGCGTCGTGGACAGTGGTGATCGGCGCCGGGATAGCGGTGAGCATCCTGTGGGTGGGCAACCTGTGGCTGGCATACTTCAGGGAGAGGAAGGAAAGCAAGCAGTTGAGGAGCAGCAAGCAGCAATGA
- the LOC120663853 gene encoding DNA polymerase alpha subunit B-like isoform X3 — translation MLLNNSHADEAAFLDTPGSKQEKLPGESSSTELTPLTSDRPSSSREAKTNGCHITPFATRVNKFTQQYVLNSDNAASMPSKREAETTEDELIRRIQPSQRCSLQVQRSQPEPGCRFMYDRMEDRFNYLEDRIRKSATLFSASGLCGEPADATLASEEKMFAVGMVTCDGEGRLNEKSILLQGSAEHSRGERVRLDLKDLDHFSLFPGQVVGIEGHNPSGHCFVASKLIDLIPVSVGAQLPSAKKQAVDNGSHHQNSDAGTLSRALSSVIAAGPYTTTDNLLFEPLQELLAYACRKQPQLLILMGPFIDSDHPVMKKGTVDQTFHDIFYFEVLRKIQDFTQYLGNTVCVILIPSIRDAHHDFVFPQPAFDLNLPEDITHQISSLANPSFFSSNQIHFGCCTVDILKQISGEEISHKPPNGKPGDRIGGLATHILKQQSYYPLYPPAAGVPLNFSLAKEALEISLTPDVLLLPSDLAPFVKVLSLGEGRDDQKQFICLNPGRLAKGIGGGTFVELYYNEDTSRTNASIIRI, via the exons AT GCTCTTGAACAATTCACACGCAGATGAAGCGGCATTTCTTGACACACCAGGCTCTAAACAGGAAAAGCTGCCTGGAGAATCATCTAGCACTGAGTTGACTCCTCTGACAAGTGACAGACCATCATCCAGCAGAGAGGCCAAAACAAATGGTTGCCATATCACCCCTTTTGCAACACGAGTAAATAAATTTACTCAACAGTACGTTCTAAATTCTGATAATGCGGCTAGCATGCCAAGTAAACGTGAGGCTGAAACTACTGAAGATGAACTAATTAGAAGAATTCAACCAAGTCAAAGATGTTCCTTACAAGTTCAGCGCTCACAGCCTGAACCAGGTTGCAGGTTCATGTATGACAGAATGGAAGACAGG TTTAACTACTTGGAAGATCGGATACGAAAATCGGCAACCTTGTTTTCTGCATCTGGGTTATGTGGAGAACCTGCAGATGCTACCCTTGCTTCAGAG GAGAAAATGTTCGCAGTCGGCATGGTAACCTGTGATGGGGAAGGTCGTCTGAATGAAAAATCTATCTTGCTACAGGGCAG TGCTGAGCACTCAAGGGGAGAGCGTGTGCGGCTTGACTTGAAGGATCTCGATCACTTCTCTTTGTTTCCTGGGCAG GTGGTGGGTATTGAAGGCCACAATCCCAGTGGGCACTGTTTCGTTGCATCAAAATTGATTGATTTGATACCAGTCTCTGTGGGTGCTCAACTTCCTAGTGCTAAGAAACAAGCTGTTGATAATGGAAGCCACCACCAAAATTCCGACGCTGGCACTCTGTCAAGAGCATTGTCATCG GTCATCGCGGCAGGTCCCTACACAACAACCGATAATCTGTTGTTTGAGCCATTGCAAgaacttcttgcatatgcttgTCGTAAGCAGCCTCAACTGCTCATATTG ATGGGACCCTTTATTGACTCTGATCATCCCGTCATGAAAAAGGGAACTGTTGACCAGACCTTTCATGATATTTTCTATTTTGAAGTTCTGAGAAAG ATTCAAGACTTTACCCAATATTTGGGTAACACTGTTTGTGTAATTCTCATTCCATCTATCCGTGATGCTCACCATGACTTTGTTTTCCCTCAG CCTGCATTTGACTTGAATTTACCAGAAGATATCACACATCAG ATTTCTTCTCTGGCAAATCCAAGTTTCTTCAGTTCTAACCAG ATACATTTTGGCTGTTGTACAGTGGACATCCTGAAACAGATCAGTGGTGAGGAAATTTCTCACAAGCCACCTAATGGAAAGCCTGGCGACAGGATTGGGGGACTAGCAACGCACATATTAAAGCAACAAAG CTACTATCCTCTATATCCTCCTGCTGCTGGTGTGCCATTGAACTTCTCACTTGCTAAGGAAGCCCTGGAGATCTCATTGACTCCAGATGTTCTCCTGCTTCCTTCCGATCTTGCTCCATTTGTGAAG GTCCTCTCCCTTGGTGAAGGCAGGGATGATCAGAAACAGTTTATTTGCTTGAACCCTGGGAGGTTGGCAAAGGGTATTGGTGGGGGCACATTTGTGGAGCTTTACTACAAtgaggacaccagcaggacgaACGCCTCCATCATCCGTATATAA
- the LOC120663853 gene encoding DNA polymerase alpha subunit B-like isoform X2, with protein sequence MEAEIRAEFESSGFSIGGAGPEDAAQILSTLLSYCINYKFSPADLVSNWEVYYLNRQLDGLKLERSYLDGFLSHLQNEVKERLIEEEANLHVYSSNDVDMLLNNSHADEAAFLDTPGSKQEKLPGESSSTELTPLTSDRPSSSREAKTNGCHITPFATRVNKFTQQYVLNSDNAASMPSKREAETTEDELIRRIQPSQRCSLQVQRSQPEPGCRFMYDRMEDRFNYLEDRIRKSATLFSASGLCGEPADATLASEEKMFAVGMVTCDGEGRLNEKSILLQGSAEHSRGERVRLDLKDLDHFSLFPGQVVGIEGHNPSGHCFVASKLIDLIPVSVGAQLPSAKKQAVDNGSHHQNSDAGTLSRALSSVIAAGPYTTTDNLLFEPLQELLAYACRKQPQLLILMGPFIDSDHPVMKKGTVDQTFHDIFYFEVLRKIQDFTQYLGNTVCVILIPSIRDAHHDFVFPQISSLANPSFFSSNQIHFGCCTVDILKQISGEEISHKPPNGKPGDRIGGLATHILKQQSYYPLYPPAAGVPLNFSLAKEALEISLTPDVLLLPSDLAPFVKVLSLGEGRDDQKQFICLNPGRLAKGIGGGTFVELYYNEDTSRTNASIIRI encoded by the exons ATGGAGGCAGAGATCCGCGCGGAGTTCGAGAGCAGCGGCTTCTCCATCGGGGGCGCCGGCCCCGAGGACGCCGCCCAGATCCTCTCCACGC TGCTGAGTTACTGCATCAACTACAAGTTTAGCCCCGCGGACCTCGTCTCCAACTGGGAGGTCTACTACCTCAACAG ACAATTGGATGGCTTAAAGCTCGAAAGGTCGTATCTTGATGGTTTTCTTTCACACCTTCAAAATGAAGTTAAAGAGAGGCTAATAGAAGAAGAGGCCAACCTTCACGTTTACTCCAGTAATGATGTTGACAT GCTCTTGAACAATTCACACGCAGATGAAGCGGCATTTCTTGACACACCAGGCTCTAAACAGGAAAAGCTGCCTGGAGAATCATCTAGCACTGAGTTGACTCCTCTGACAAGTGACAGACCATCATCCAGCAGAGAGGCCAAAACAAATGGTTGCCATATCACCCCTTTTGCAACACGAGTAAATAAATTTACTCAACAGTACGTTCTAAATTCTGATAATGCGGCTAGCATGCCAAGTAAACGTGAGGCTGAAACTACTGAAGATGAACTAATTAGAAGAATTCAACCAAGTCAAAGATGTTCCTTACAAGTTCAGCGCTCACAGCCTGAACCAGGTTGCAGGTTCATGTATGACAGAATGGAAGACAGG TTTAACTACTTGGAAGATCGGATACGAAAATCGGCAACCTTGTTTTCTGCATCTGGGTTATGTGGAGAACCTGCAGATGCTACCCTTGCTTCAGAG GAGAAAATGTTCGCAGTCGGCATGGTAACCTGTGATGGGGAAGGTCGTCTGAATGAAAAATCTATCTTGCTACAGGGCAG TGCTGAGCACTCAAGGGGAGAGCGTGTGCGGCTTGACTTGAAGGATCTCGATCACTTCTCTTTGTTTCCTGGGCAG GTGGTGGGTATTGAAGGCCACAATCCCAGTGGGCACTGTTTCGTTGCATCAAAATTGATTGATTTGATACCAGTCTCTGTGGGTGCTCAACTTCCTAGTGCTAAGAAACAAGCTGTTGATAATGGAAGCCACCACCAAAATTCCGACGCTGGCACTCTGTCAAGAGCATTGTCATCG GTCATCGCGGCAGGTCCCTACACAACAACCGATAATCTGTTGTTTGAGCCATTGCAAgaacttcttgcatatgcttgTCGTAAGCAGCCTCAACTGCTCATATTG ATGGGACCCTTTATTGACTCTGATCATCCCGTCATGAAAAAGGGAACTGTTGACCAGACCTTTCATGATATTTTCTATTTTGAAGTTCTGAGAAAG ATTCAAGACTTTACCCAATATTTGGGTAACACTGTTTGTGTAATTCTCATTCCATCTATCCGTGATGCTCACCATGACTTTGTTTTCCCTCAG ATTTCTTCTCTGGCAAATCCAAGTTTCTTCAGTTCTAACCAG ATACATTTTGGCTGTTGTACAGTGGACATCCTGAAACAGATCAGTGGTGAGGAAATTTCTCACAAGCCACCTAATGGAAAGCCTGGCGACAGGATTGGGGGACTAGCAACGCACATATTAAAGCAACAAAG CTACTATCCTCTATATCCTCCTGCTGCTGGTGTGCCATTGAACTTCTCACTTGCTAAGGAAGCCCTGGAGATCTCATTGACTCCAGATGTTCTCCTGCTTCCTTCCGATCTTGCTCCATTTGTGAAG GTCCTCTCCCTTGGTGAAGGCAGGGATGATCAGAAACAGTTTATTTGCTTGAACCCTGGGAGGTTGGCAAAGGGTATTGGTGGGGGCACATTTGTGGAGCTTTACTACAAtgaggacaccagcaggacgaACGCCTCCATCATCCGTATATAA
- the LOC120663853 gene encoding DNA polymerase alpha subunit B-like isoform X1: MEAEIRAEFESSGFSIGGAGPEDAAQILSTLLSYCINYKFSPADLVSNWEVYYLNRQLDGLKLERSYLDGFLSHLQNEVKERLIEEEANLHVYSSNDVDMLLNNSHADEAAFLDTPGSKQEKLPGESSSTELTPLTSDRPSSSREAKTNGCHITPFATRVNKFTQQYVLNSDNAASMPSKREAETTEDELIRRIQPSQRCSLQVQRSQPEPGCRFMYDRMEDRFNYLEDRIRKSATLFSASGLCGEPADATLASEEKMFAVGMVTCDGEGRLNEKSILLQGSAEHSRGERVRLDLKDLDHFSLFPGQVVGIEGHNPSGHCFVASKLIDLIPVSVGAQLPSAKKQAVDNGSHHQNSDAGTLSRALSSVIAAGPYTTTDNLLFEPLQELLAYACRKQPQLLILMGPFIDSDHPVMKKGTVDQTFHDIFYFEVLRKIQDFTQYLGNTVCVILIPSIRDAHHDFVFPQPAFDLNLPEDITHQISSLANPSFFSSNQIHFGCCTVDILKQISGEEISHKPPNGKPGDRIGGLATHILKQQSYYPLYPPAAGVPLNFSLAKEALEISLTPDVLLLPSDLAPFVKVLSLGEGRDDQKQFICLNPGRLAKGIGGGTFVELYYNEDTSRTNASIIRI; the protein is encoded by the exons ATGGAGGCAGAGATCCGCGCGGAGTTCGAGAGCAGCGGCTTCTCCATCGGGGGCGCCGGCCCCGAGGACGCCGCCCAGATCCTCTCCACGC TGCTGAGTTACTGCATCAACTACAAGTTTAGCCCCGCGGACCTCGTCTCCAACTGGGAGGTCTACTACCTCAACAG ACAATTGGATGGCTTAAAGCTCGAAAGGTCGTATCTTGATGGTTTTCTTTCACACCTTCAAAATGAAGTTAAAGAGAGGCTAATAGAAGAAGAGGCCAACCTTCACGTTTACTCCAGTAATGATGTTGACAT GCTCTTGAACAATTCACACGCAGATGAAGCGGCATTTCTTGACACACCAGGCTCTAAACAGGAAAAGCTGCCTGGAGAATCATCTAGCACTGAGTTGACTCCTCTGACAAGTGACAGACCATCATCCAGCAGAGAGGCCAAAACAAATGGTTGCCATATCACCCCTTTTGCAACACGAGTAAATAAATTTACTCAACAGTACGTTCTAAATTCTGATAATGCGGCTAGCATGCCAAGTAAACGTGAGGCTGAAACTACTGAAGATGAACTAATTAGAAGAATTCAACCAAGTCAAAGATGTTCCTTACAAGTTCAGCGCTCACAGCCTGAACCAGGTTGCAGGTTCATGTATGACAGAATGGAAGACAGG TTTAACTACTTGGAAGATCGGATACGAAAATCGGCAACCTTGTTTTCTGCATCTGGGTTATGTGGAGAACCTGCAGATGCTACCCTTGCTTCAGAG GAGAAAATGTTCGCAGTCGGCATGGTAACCTGTGATGGGGAAGGTCGTCTGAATGAAAAATCTATCTTGCTACAGGGCAG TGCTGAGCACTCAAGGGGAGAGCGTGTGCGGCTTGACTTGAAGGATCTCGATCACTTCTCTTTGTTTCCTGGGCAG GTGGTGGGTATTGAAGGCCACAATCCCAGTGGGCACTGTTTCGTTGCATCAAAATTGATTGATTTGATACCAGTCTCTGTGGGTGCTCAACTTCCTAGTGCTAAGAAACAAGCTGTTGATAATGGAAGCCACCACCAAAATTCCGACGCTGGCACTCTGTCAAGAGCATTGTCATCG GTCATCGCGGCAGGTCCCTACACAACAACCGATAATCTGTTGTTTGAGCCATTGCAAgaacttcttgcatatgcttgTCGTAAGCAGCCTCAACTGCTCATATTG ATGGGACCCTTTATTGACTCTGATCATCCCGTCATGAAAAAGGGAACTGTTGACCAGACCTTTCATGATATTTTCTATTTTGAAGTTCTGAGAAAG ATTCAAGACTTTACCCAATATTTGGGTAACACTGTTTGTGTAATTCTCATTCCATCTATCCGTGATGCTCACCATGACTTTGTTTTCCCTCAG CCTGCATTTGACTTGAATTTACCAGAAGATATCACACATCAG ATTTCTTCTCTGGCAAATCCAAGTTTCTTCAGTTCTAACCAG ATACATTTTGGCTGTTGTACAGTGGACATCCTGAAACAGATCAGTGGTGAGGAAATTTCTCACAAGCCACCTAATGGAAAGCCTGGCGACAGGATTGGGGGACTAGCAACGCACATATTAAAGCAACAAAG CTACTATCCTCTATATCCTCCTGCTGCTGGTGTGCCATTGAACTTCTCACTTGCTAAGGAAGCCCTGGAGATCTCATTGACTCCAGATGTTCTCCTGCTTCCTTCCGATCTTGCTCCATTTGTGAAG GTCCTCTCCCTTGGTGAAGGCAGGGATGATCAGAAACAGTTTATTTGCTTGAACCCTGGGAGGTTGGCAAAGGGTATTGGTGGGGGCACATTTGTGGAGCTTTACTACAAtgaggacaccagcaggacgaACGCCTCCATCATCCGTATATAA
- the LOC120663855 gene encoding stromal 70 kDa heat shock-related protein, chloroplastic-like: MAYFTCSQVGAAAAGGASPFLFSRRGSSGGPGGASSPFVGRRLAAVRMRAPARGARGGAALRVTCEKVVGIDLGTTNSAVAAMEGGKPTVVTNAEGARTTPSVVAYTKTGERLVGQIAKRQAVVNPENTFFSVKRFIGRKMSEVDDEAKQVSYGVVRDENGNVKLDCPAIGKQFAAEEISAQVLRKLVDDASKFLNEKITKAVVTVPAYFNDSQRTATKDAGRIAGLEVLRIINEPTAASLAYGFEKKNNETILVFDLGGGTFDVSVLEVGDGVFEVLSTSGDTHLGGDDFDKRIVDWLASNFKKDEGIDLLKDKQALQRLTEAAEKAKMELSTLTQANISLPFITATADGPKHIEATLSRAKFEELCSDLIDRLKTPVNNALRDAKLSVSDLDEVILVGGSTRIPAVQELVRKLTDKDPNVTVNPDEVVSLGAAVQGGVLAGDVKDVVLLDVTPLSLGLETLGGVMTKIIPRNTTLPTSKSEVFSTAADGQTSVEINVLQGEREFVRDNKSLGSFRLDGIPPAPRGVPQIEVKFDIDANGILSVAAIDKGTGKKQDITITGASTLPKDEVERMVEEADKFAKEDKEKRDAIDTKNQADSVVYQTEKQLKELGDKVPAPVKEKVDVKLQELKDAISGGSTQSMKDAMAALNQEVMQIGQAMYNQPGAGAAGPTPDAEAGPTPGAGPAKGANDGDVIDADFTDSN, translated from the exons atggCCTACTTCACCTGCTCCCaggtcggcgcggcggccgcgggcggcgcttcgcccttcctcttctcccggCGGGGGAGCAGCGGCGGGCCCGGGGGAGCCAGCTCCCCCTTCGTGGGCCGCCGCCTCGCGGCGGTGCGGATGCGCGCGCCCGCCCGCGGGGCCCGCGGGGGCGCCGCGCTGCGGGTCACCTGCGAGAAGGTGGTGGGGATCGACCTCGGCACCACCaactccgccgtcgccgccatggagGGCGGCAAGCCCACCGTCGTCACCAACGCCGAGGGCGCGCGCACCACGCCCTCCGTCGTCGCCTACACCAAGACCGGGGAGCGCCTCGTCGGCCAGATCGCCAAGCGCCAGGCCGTCGTCAACCCCGAGAACACCTTCTTCTCCGTCAAGAGGTTCATCGGCCGCAAGATGTCCGAGGTCGACGACGAGGCCAAGCAGGTCTCGTACGGCGTCGTCAGGGACGAGAACGGCAACGTCAAGCTCGACTGCCCCGCCATCGGCAAGCAGTTCGCCGCCGAGGAGATTTCCGCGCAG GTTTTGCGGAAGTTGGTGGATGATGCCTCTAAGTTTCTTAATGAGAAAATTACAAAAGCAGTGGTTACAGTCCCAGCATACTTCAATGATTCACAAAGGACAGCTACAAAAGATGCTGGCCGTATTGCAGGGCTGGAAGTTCTTCGTATTATAAATGAGCCAACTGCTGCATCATTGGCGTATGGTTTCGAGAAGAAAAACAATGAAACAATTCTAGTGTTTGACTTGGGTGGCGGTACCTTTGATGTATCTG TACTGGAGGTTGGAGATGGTGTGTTTGAGGTGCTTTCCACATCAGGTGACACACATCTTGGCGGTGATGATTTTGATAAG CGAATAGTAGACTGGCTTGCTAGCAACTTTAAGAAAGATGAAGGCATTGATCTTCTTAAGGACAAACAAGCCCTTCAGCGGCTTACTGAGGCAGCAGAGAAAGCTAAGATGGAACTGTCAACGCTGACACAGGCAAACATTAG CTTGCCGTTCATTACTGCTACTGCTGATGGGCCAAAACACATTGAGGCAACCCTTTCTAGAGCCAAATTTGAGGAACTATGTTCAGATCTTATCGACAG GCTTAAAACTCCTGTGAATAATGCTTTGAGAGATGCCAAGTTGTCGGTCAGTGATCTTGATGAAGTGATTCTTGTGGGTGGATCCACCCGAATCCCTGCAGTGCAAGAACTTGTGAGGAAGCTTACCGACAAGGATCCTAATGTTACAGTAAACCCTGATGAGGTTGTTTCTCTTGGGGCAGCTGTGCAG ggtggagttttggcgggagATGTGAAAGATGTTGTTCTTCTGGATGTTACTCCATTATCTCTTGGTTTGGAGACATTGGGTGGAGTCATGACAAAGATCATCCCCAGGAATACTACACTGCCCACCTCAAAATCAGAGGTGTTCTCAACAGCTGCAGATGGACAGACAAGTGTTGAGATTAACGTTCTCCAGGGAGAAAGAGAGTTTGTCAGGGACAACAAGTCCCTTGGAAGCTTCCGGTTGGATGGAATCCCCCCTGCACCTCGTGGTGTCCCACAAATTGAAGTGAAGTTTGATATTGATGCAAATGGTATTCTCTCAGTTGCTGCCATTGATAAGGGCACTGGGAAGAAACAGGATATCACCATCACTGGCGCTAGTACGCTACCGAAGGATGAG GTTGAGAGAATGGTAGAAGAAGCTGACAAGTTCGCCAAGGAGGATAAAGAGAAGAGAGATGCCATTGACACCAAAAACCAGGCGGACTCCGTGGTCTACCAGACAGAGAAGCAACTGAAGGAGCTCGGCGACAAAGTCCCTGCTCCTGTGAAAGAGAAGGTTGATGTGAAGCTCCAGGAGCTCAAAGACGCCATTTCTGGTGGATCAACACAGAGCATGAAGGACGCCATGGCTGCTTTGAACCAGGAGGTGATGCAGATTGGGCAGGCAATGTACAACCAGCCTGGTGCTGGTGCAGCCGGACCTACTCCTGATGCTGAGGCCGGGCCTACGCCTGGTGCTGGACCAGCGAAGGGAGCCAATGATGGGGATGTCATTGACGCGGACTTCACTGATAGCAACTGA
- the LOC120667472 gene encoding GDSL esterase/lipase At2g42990-like, which translates to MHSLRSSFLSPVCPRHGRDFNGGVATGRFSNGRLVTDFISEGFGLPSSVPAYLDAASCTIDQLAMGVSFASGGTGLDDLTADIRNVIPVRQQLEYFREYKERLTVAKGVSEADEIIAGALYYFSIGNNDIGVNYFLLPQRRAQFSPPEYAAFLVGIAGAAVREVYHLGGRKIQLTGILPVGCVPAMRTVNLHRPGECMEDFNQFALLFNAELRETANKLNGELSEAHVVYSDMYSLVSTIIANPLKYGFENGAQGCCGTGLIEVSFLCVLDEPLTCEDTDKYVFFDSVHPTERKLVKC; encoded by the exons ATGCACTCGCTCCGATCCAGCTTCCTCAGCCCTGTTTG CCCTAGGCACGGACGCGACTTCAACG GCGGCGTCGCCACAGGCCGGTTCTCCAACGGCCGCCTCGTCACGGACTTCATCTCGGAGGGGTTCGGGCTGCCGTCGTCCGTGCCGGCCTACCTCGACGCCGCCAGCTGCACCATCGACCAGCTCGCCATGGGCGTAAGCTTTGCTTCTGGAGGCACCGGACTGGATGACTTGACCGCAGATA ttcgGAACGTAATACCCGTGAGGCAGCAGCTGGAGTACTTCAGGGAGTACAAGGAGAGGCTGACGGTGGCCAAGGGCGTGTCCGAGGCCGACGAGATCATCGCCGGCGCGCTCTACTACTTCAGCATCGGCAACAACGACATCGGCGTGAACTACTTCCTCCTGCCCCAGAGGCGCGCCCAGTTCAGCCCGCCGGAGTACGCCGCCTTCCTCGTCGGCATCGCCGGCGCAGCCGTCCGCGAGGTCTACCACCTCGGCGGGCGCAAGATCCAGCTGACGGGCATACTGCCGGTGGGGTGCGTGCCTGCCATGAGGACGGTGAACCTCCACCGGCCGGGCGAGTGCATGGAGGACTTCAACCAGTTCGCCTTGTTGTTCAACGCCGAGCTGCGCGAGACCGCGAACAAGCTCAACGGCGAGCTTTCTGAAGCGCATGTGGTCTATTCAGACATGTACAGCCTCGTGTCCACCATTATTGCTAACCCATTGAAATAT GGATTTGAGAATGGAGCGCAAGGTTGCTGTGGCACAGGACTTATCGAGGTGTCGTTCCTATGCGTCTTGGACGAACCATTGACGTGTGAAGATACTGATAAGTATGTGTTCTTCGACTCGGTTCATCCAACGGAGAGGAAGCTAGTGAAATGCTGA
- the LOC120663856 gene encoding 54S ribosomal protein L37, mitochondrial-like → MAMFWTRGLKYVVVPRHAAQLVESRGLAIASKAKKGGKGGAADAAKTPALSKELKSTTVFGANILKEGSDPKIQPDSEYPEWLWHLLDKRPVLSELRRKDPKTLPYEDLKRFVKLDNRSRIKENNALTAKN, encoded by the coding sequence ATGGCAATGTTTTGGACAAGAGGATTAAAGTATGTTGTTGTTCCAAGGCATGCGGCTCAACTGGTAGAGAGTAGAGGTCTTGCCATTGCAAGCAAGGCAAAAAAGGGTGGAAAAGGTGGCGCAGCTGATGCCGCTAAAACTCCGGCACTCAGCAAAGAGCTTAAGAGTACAACAGTGTTTGGGGCAAACATCCTCAAGGAGGGTTCTGATCCGAAAATTCAACCAGACTCTGAGTATCCCGAGTGGCTGTGGCACCTGCTCGACAAGCGTCCTGTGCTAAGTGAGCTGCGGAGGAAAGATCCCAAGACACTTCCTTACGAAGACCTGAAGCGTTTTGTCAAGTTGGATAACCGATCTCGGATCAAGGAAAACAATGCTCTCACTGCTAAGAACTGA